A genomic segment from Oryctolagus cuniculus chromosome 14, mOryCun1.1, whole genome shotgun sequence encodes:
- the CRHBP gene encoding corticotropin-releasing factor-binding protein, giving the protein MSPACRLGCHLLLLCLCALRGRSQELELREAEDYDPFLLFGASPKRDADGEELYRRTLRCVDALSLQGQFTFTADRPQLHCAVFLIAEPGELLTVRVDRASLDCPGGDLLKVFDGWILKGEKFPSSQDHPLPTPARYMDFCTGGLSGQSVTSSQNVAMILFRVHDPGNGFTVTVRTDPNLFPCNVVSPTPSGRFTLVVPRQRRNCSFSVVYPVVIRISDLALGRVGGLHVQLPSAGCGGTGDFVELLGGTGLDPSKMTPLADLCYPFRGPAQMKIGCDSAVVRMVSSGKHVNRVTVEYRQLEPQEVEAPSGNSLGQPCVSGP; this is encoded by the exons atgTCGCCCGCCTGCAGACTCGGCTGCCACCTCCTCCTGCTCTGCCTGTGCGCGCTACGAGGgcgcagccaggagctggag CTGCGGGAAGCGGAGGATTACGACCCCTTCCTGCTCTTCGGCGCCAGCCCGAAACGGGATGCCGACGGGGAGGAGCTGTACCGCCGCACGCTGC GCTGCGTGGACGCGCTGAGCCTCCAGGGCCAGTTCACCTTCACCGCGGACCGGCCCCAGCTGCACTGCGCCGTCTTCCTCATCGCGGAGCCCGGGGAGCTGCTCACCGTGCGCGTCGACCGCGCCTCCCTGGACTGCCCCGGCGGGGACTTACTGAAG GTCTTTGATGGCTGGATTCTCAAGGGGGAGAAGTTCCCCAGTTCCCAGGACCACCCCCTGCCCACACCTGCGCGCTACATGGATTTCTGCACAGGGGGCCTCAGCGGACAGAGCGTCACATCCTCCCAGAACGTGGCCATGATCCTCTTCCGGGTCCACGACCCAGGAAATGGGTTCACAGTGACCGTGAGGACAGATCCCAACCTCTTCC CCTGCAACGTGGTTTCTCCGACTCCGAGCGGAAGGTTCACACTGGTGGTGCCGCGCCAGCGCCGCAACTGCAGCTTCTCCGTCGTCTACCCCGTGGTGATCAGAATCTCTGACCTCGCCCTGGGCCGTGTCGGAGGTCTGCATGTGCAG CTGCCCTCGGCAGGTTGTGGGGGAACAGGAGACTTCGTGGAGCTGCTGGGCGGGACCGGATTGGACCCTTCCAAGATGACGCCTCTGGCCGATCTCTGCTACCCCTTCCGTGGCCCTG CACAGATGAAAATCGGCTGTGACAGCGCCGTGGTGCGCATGGTCTCCAGCGGGAAACACGTCAACCGCGTGACCGTTGAGTACCGCCAGCTGGAGCCGCAGGAAGTGGAAGCCCCGAGTGGGAacagcctggggcagccctgtGTGTCCGGCCCCTGA